The following coding sequences are from one Leptolyngbya sp. NIES-3755 window:
- a CDS encoding cell envelope-related transcriptional attenuator (similar to AA sequence:cyanobase_aa:Cyan7425_3856) — protein MSLDLRVSIAESTVSKLLSGIAIDRYVRVDTEELVHLVNAIGGLEVNIPKAMNYVDHTQNLNIHFEPGLQKLSGQHLEEYVRFRHDELGDIGRVQRQQEVIKALMQKLLQPQMITLLPKVLQVVQQNTDTDFSLEEMLATYRTMTTIPRSSMNLVMLPGRFSRPSEFSASYWIADSDAIPPILSRYFNVPTVAQTQDDSTQMKIAIVSPSDEAANSAIQRLKQQGFNNVYRCDHDPLLEPKTQVIAEHGNPEAAELVSKALNKGQIQVASVGDVTSDVTVFLGSDSF, from the coding sequence GTGTCTTTAGACCTGAGAGTGTCAATTGCAGAAAGTACGGTAAGTAAACTGCTGTCTGGAATTGCGATCGACAGATATGTTCGCGTAGATACTGAAGAACTCGTGCATTTAGTTAATGCGATCGGAGGTTTAGAGGTCAACATTCCGAAAGCAATGAACTATGTCGATCACACACAAAATCTAAATATTCATTTTGAGCCTGGACTTCAGAAGCTCAGTGGACAGCATTTAGAGGAATATGTTCGATTTCGACATGATGAATTAGGTGATATTGGGCGAGTTCAACGTCAGCAAGAAGTGATCAAAGCATTGATGCAAAAACTGCTTCAGCCCCAAATGATCACGCTGCTTCCAAAGGTTTTACAAGTGGTTCAGCAAAACACCGACACTGATTTTTCGCTCGAAGAAATGCTGGCGACTTATCGAACCATGACTACAATTCCTCGATCGAGTATGAATTTAGTCATGCTCCCAGGTCGATTCAGCCGTCCATCTGAGTTCAGTGCAAGCTATTGGATCGCTGATTCTGATGCGATTCCGCCAATTCTCAGTCGGTATTTTAATGTTCCTACGGTTGCTCAAACTCAAGATGACTCAACTCAGATGAAAATTGCGATCGTTTCCCCCTCAGACGAGGCTGCAAATTCAGCGATTCAACGGTTGAAACAGCAAGGATTTAACAATGTCTATCGTTGTGATCACGATCCATTGTTAGAGCCGAAAACTCAGGTGATTGCAGAACATGGAAATCCTGAAGCGGCAGAACTTGTGAGTAAGGCATTGAACAAGGGACAGATTCAGGTCGCATCTGTGGGCGATGTCACTTCAGATGTTACGGTTTTTCTGGGTTCAGATTCGTTTTAG
- a CDS encoding transposase IS605 OrfB (similar to AA sequence:cyanobase_aa:Ava_C0036): MAKIKKQMGVQQVLLHPDQETESILRYLCEQSGKHYNNGVYFARQTFFKTGKILTGKFDLDFEPTVSKTAVAQSLPSTPAQQTLRSVIEAFKSFKGLRDLYLKGQLHFKPKAPDYLKGSKRFKVAYPNSGGQKPILMNGRLKFSLGLAVRRWFGLSEFFLPMPSNIDIAKVKEFTILPKNGAFYLELSYEVKLQTNALDMNQALSIDLGTADNLAACVDTLGNSLLIDARAMKAMNQLWNKKVATRKEGKEQAYWDGWLDRVTRKRNHQMRDGINKAAKSMISHCLRYGIGTLVIGWNQGFKLDANMGRLNNQTFVQMPLGKLKDRLKQLCELHGIRFEETEEAYTSKASYLDGDSLPKFGEKPDGWKASGNRVRRGLYQSADGSIVNADLNGAANILRKVASKLGIDLNQLGRRCLTTVARVQLWVVPTVKRLSAESQCL, from the coding sequence ATGGCAAAGATTAAAAAGCAAATGGGTGTCCAGCAAGTTTTGCTACATCCAGATCAAGAGACAGAATCGATTCTGCGTTATCTTTGTGAGCAGTCAGGAAAGCACTACAACAACGGCGTTTATTTTGCGCGTCAGACGTTTTTCAAGACTGGGAAAATTCTGACAGGCAAGTTTGATTTAGATTTTGAGCCAACCGTTTCTAAAACTGCGGTAGCCCAATCTCTACCGTCTACACCCGCGCAACAAACCCTAAGATCTGTGATTGAGGCGTTCAAATCGTTCAAGGGACTACGCGACTTGTATCTTAAAGGTCAGTTGCACTTCAAACCGAAAGCGCCTGATTACCTCAAAGGCTCAAAACGATTCAAGGTTGCCTACCCCAATTCCGGTGGGCAAAAACCAATTTTGATGAATGGTCGGTTGAAATTCTCTCTAGGGTTAGCAGTTAGACGATGGTTTGGGTTGTCTGAGTTTTTTCTACCAATGCCGTCAAACATTGACATTGCCAAGGTGAAAGAATTTACGATTCTGCCTAAAAATGGGGCGTTCTATCTGGAACTGTCTTACGAAGTCAAGCTACAGACAAACGCTCTTGATATGAATCAGGCATTATCGATTGATCTTGGAACTGCCGATAATCTTGCTGCTTGTGTTGATACTTTAGGTAATTCTTTGCTGATTGACGCTAGAGCAATGAAGGCGATGAATCAGCTATGGAACAAAAAGGTAGCGACTCGCAAAGAAGGCAAGGAACAAGCTTACTGGGATGGATGGTTAGACCGTGTGACTCGTAAGCGCAACCATCAAATGAGAGACGGCATCAATAAAGCAGCAAAGTCAATGATTAGCCACTGTTTAAGATATGGCATTGGAACGCTCGTGATTGGCTGGAATCAAGGCTTTAAGCTAGATGCCAATATGGGCAGATTGAACAATCAAACGTTTGTTCAGATGCCGTTAGGCAAGCTGAAAGACCGACTAAAACAGCTTTGTGAATTACACGGGATTCGATTTGAGGAAACTGAGGAAGCCTATACATCGAAAGCAAGCTACTTAGATGGCGACTCCCTACCCAAGTTCGGAGAAAAACCGGACGGGTGGAAAGCATCAGGTAACCGTGTTCGACGTGGCTTGTATCAGTCCGCAGATGGCTCGATTGTGAATGCTGATCTCAATGGAGCGGCGAATATTCTCAGAAAAGTAGCCAGCAAGTTAGGCATAGACCTAAACCAACTGGGTAGACGGTGTTTGACGACCGTAGCGAGGGTTCAACTGTGGGTAGTGCCTACGGTTAAACGCCTGTCAGCAGAATCTCAGTGTCTTTAG